Within Bdellovibrionales bacterium, the genomic segment CCACAACTTTTTTTCCGCTTTTGGCCACAGCATTGGCGAGTTTACCGATTGTTGTTGTTTTTCCCACACCGTTGACACCAACAATCAGCCAAACAAGAGGCTTCGTCTCAATATTTCCAGTGAGATGAAGAACTCCACTCACATCCTCATTTGTTTTCGCCAATCTGGCCTCGCCATTCGTTGGCTCTTCATGCACAGAAGAAAATATCTTCAAAATTTCAGAACTCAGAGCCCTTCTCACAGCTTCTAAATCTGATTTCTGACCCTGACTCAAACTTTCATCCACAGCATCGAGCAACCTCTGTACGGTTTTTGGCCCTAAATCGCTCGTGTACAAAATTTCTTCTAGAGCCTCCCGGTCGTCAGCCGAAAGATCATGGTCTGCCGAAAACAACCCCTTTATGCGACCGAAGAGGTTTGCTCGCGTATTGGCTAGAGCCGAAGTGAGGTCCTTGGGAATTGGTATTGCCGCGGGCGCGGGTGGTGCGGACGCAGGCAATAATGGTGATGCGGACCCAGGCGCGGGCGCGGGTGCCGACGGGGTCGGTGCTGGAGCATCCAGTGTGCAGGTGCGGCGGGAGTTGAGGCTTCGGAAGTTAGACCTTCACCTTTTGAAGACTTTGTTTGTCGGTGGAGCGTCGAAAATAATATGAAAGGAAGGCGACAAGACCCGAAAGAGCCCCGCCTGCAACAAGCATCACAATTATGTCAGTATCCATTATACTTCAGCAACTCTCTCGGCCTCGTTTAAATTGACCGAGACCATTTTGGAGACTCCCTTTTCCTCCATGGTAACGCCGTACAATTTATCTGCCACCCTCATGGTGTGTTTGTTATGGGTGACCACAATAATCTGACTGCGCTTGGCCATCTCGCCAACCAAATCATTAAAACGATAGACGTTGGCATCATCCAAAGGCGCATCCACCTCATCCAAAAGGCAGTAAGGTGACGG encodes:
- the ftsY gene encoding signal recognition particle-docking protein FtsY translates to MDAPAPTPSAPAPAPGSASPLLPASAPPAPAAIPIPKDLTSALANTRANLFGRIKGLFSADHDLSADDREALEEILYTSDLGPKTVQRLLDAVDESLSQGQKSDLEAVRRALSSEILKIFSSVHEEPTNGEARLAKTNEDVSGVLHLTGNIETKPLVWLIVGVNGVGKTTTIGKLANAVAKSGKKVVVAAGDTFRAAAGEQLKIWSERAQVEIFSPPGTTDPSAVAFDACQMAKARGFDVVIIDTAGRLHTQTNLMEELHKMKRVVQKVVPDGPHEILLVLDANSGQNALVQARNFHDILKLSGVVLTKMDGTAKGGVAVGLACELELPIRLIGVGEGIDDLRPFCSKEFVNSIL